Proteins from a genomic interval of Nerophis lumbriciformis linkage group LG01, RoL_Nlum_v2.1, whole genome shotgun sequence:
- the suv39h1a gene encoding histone-lysine N-methyltransferase SUV39H1-A: MAENLKDCSVPSKLSWHYLEALCRTEKLHCEDLGITKANAKDYEVEFLCDFKKNKGEEFYLVKWRGFPESVNTWEPKRNLKCPKVIKQFHLDLDQVLRRQKRRSVPKKLDKEISAFLVLKAKLRQRLERWEVQLNQTCNHPGRIYVRNDVDLEGPPKNFTYINQYKAGPGIVFDEMAVGCECKNCLEEPVNGCCPGASLHRVAYNELGQVRVRPGKPIYECNAQCLCGPGCPNRVVQKGIQVDLCIFKTDNGRGWGVRTLHHIKKNTFVMEYVGEIITTEEAEKRGHIYDSQGSTYLFDLDYVDDVYTVDAAHQGNVSHFVNHSCNPNLQVFNVFIDNIDERLPRIALFSTRSIRAGEELTFDYKMQIDPVDTESSKMDSSFTLAGVSSSPKKRGRVECRCGSDSCRKYLF; this comes from the exons ACTGCAGTGTGCCCAGCAAGCTGTCCTGGCATTACCTTGAAGCCTTGTGTCGCACAGAGAAGCTCCACTGTGAAGATTTGGGCATTACCAAAGCCAACGCCAAGGATTATGAGGTGGAGTTCCTCTGCGACTTCAAGAAGAATAAG GGTGAAGAATTTTACCTGGTAAAATGGAGGGGCTTTCCAGAGTCGGTCAACACCTGGGAACCTAAAAGGAACCTTAAATGCCCCAAAGTGATAAAGCAGTTCCACCTAGACCTGGATCAGGTGCTCAGGCGCCAGAAAAGACGAAGCGTCCCTAAAAAGCTGGATAAGGAAATCTCAGCCTTCTTAGTTTTGAAAGCTAAGCTACGTCAGCGATTGGAACGCTGGGAGGTTCAgctcaaccaaacatgcaaccATCCCGGTCGCATCTATGTCAGGAACGACGTGGACCTGGAGGGTCCCCCGAAGAACTTCACCTACATCAACCAATACAAGGCGGGCCCTGGCATTGTTTTTGATGAAATGGCCGTGGGCTGCGAGTGTAAAAACTGCTTAGAAGAGCCGGTGAACGGTTGCTGTCCCGGCGCGTCCTTGCACCGTGTTGCCTACAACGAACTTGGCCAGGTTCGGGTGCGGCCAGGAAAGCCCATATACGAGTGCAACGCTCAGTGCCTCTGTGGCCCGGGCTGCCCCAACAGAGTGGTGCAAAAAGGCATTCAGGTCGACTTGTGTATCTTCAAGACCGACAACGGCCGTGGATGGGGAGTTCGCACTTTGCATCACATAAAGAAGAACACGTTCGTCATGGAATATGTGGGAGAG ATCATCACAACGGAGGAAGCAGAGAAACGAGGTCACATTTACGACAGCCAAGGCTCGACGTACCTATTTGACCTGGACTATGTGGACGACGTGTACACAGTGGACGCTGCTCACCAAGGCAACGTCTCTCACTTTGTCAACCACAGC TGTAACCCAAACCTGCAAGTGTTcaatgtgtttattgacaacatcgaTGAGAGACTCCCACGAATCGCTTTGTTTTCAACGCGGTCCATTCGGGCAGGAGAGGAACTGACATTTGACTACAAAATGCAAA TTGATCCAGTAGACACAGAAAGCTCCAAGATGGACTCCAGTTTCACCCTAGCAGGCGTCTCCAGTTCTCCAAAGAAAAGGGGTCGGGTGGAGTGCCGCTGTGGATCGGATTCGTGTAGAAAATACCTGTTCTGA